The DNA sequence GCAATCGGAAGATCCGGATAAAATGATCAAGAAAAGTGAGATCAACCCTAAGGATAATCATATTTCCTTTCAGGTatgtctttttttaaatttgaaataacTTCATTTAATTCTGAGAAAAAAGTTCATTTATGAGATTTCCGTTTCATATAATTGAATGTGCATTTGCTAATATATTTGAAAGTTGTGTAGAGTCAAATCATCATTTGTCAGTCTTGTCTCACTATGTTAATGCTCCATTCAACCTTGATGAGGAAATCGATTTCTACGAAACAGTGGCTTGAATACAAGTATTCATATTGATCAGAAAAAATTACATTGCTGATAAATAGATGTCACCTTGTGCATATTGCATTGAAGAAACAGTTTGGAAACGTTACTTTTACTGGGTatgaaacaaacaaacaaaggaaATATTTTGAGCTTTTTGAAAGCATTTGCTCACTTGAAAACCTCAAAATCCACTGTACAGTGCGAGAGCATGGGGGCAGTGGAGAAGAAGTTGAAGGAGATGGGGATGGATTATGTGCGGGCGGCCGTAGAGGAAGGCGGGATCCAAGTGGACCAGCTCTTCTTCCATGACCCAGATGGGTTCATGATTGAGATCTGCAACTGTGACATCCTCCCCATGATCCCTCTGGCCGGTGAGATGGCGCGGTCATGCTCTCGTGTTAACCTCCAGAtattgcagcagcagcagcagcagcagatcAAGCAGGTGGTGCAGCAGTAatgaagttttcttctttttttgttgaaatatcACTATTTTGTCTCAGAATGACAACTCTATTTGATCAATGATAATAGATGGCATTCTGAGTTTTGTGTCCAGTTCATTCCCACCATTGCTTGTCCAGTTCAATGATAGACTGTCTAGCATCTTTTGCATAAATAAGATGGGACCTGTACagaatctctctctatctctcatgCTGTTCTCTTCATGGTtgatatttgcataaataagaTGGGACCTGTACAGAATCTCTCCCTATCTCTCATGCTGTTCTCTGCATGGTTGATCATGTTTTCCACGTTGGAGGTTCAG is a window from the Rhodamnia argentea isolate NSW1041297 chromosome 8, ASM2092103v1, whole genome shotgun sequence genome containing:
- the LOC115738105 gene encoding glyoxylase I 4, whose amino-acid sequence is MKMKENLQNPLHLQSLNHISLVCRSVEESMNFYQNVLGFVPIRRPGSFDFDGAWLFGYGIGIHLLQSEDPDKMIKKSEINPKDNHISFQCESMGAVEKKLKEMGMDYVRAAVEEGGIQVDQLFFHDPDGFMIEICNCDILPMIPLAGEMARSCSRVNLQILQQQQQQQIKQVVQQ